GCCGCCTCGACGATAGCCGCTACCTCTCGGTCCACGTTCCCGACGCCAAGATCGGCGCCCCAGGCGATCCTCAGCCCCTTGACCCCACCCTCGGCGGCCTGCTCGAAGACCGCACCCGGCTCGTCCAGCGAGATCGGGACGCGCGGGTCTGGCCCGGCCATCACCGAGAGCATCAGCGCCACGTCGCGCACGGTCCGCGCCATCGGGCCGGCCACCTGGAACGGATCCGAGGTCCAGCCGACCGGGAACATCGGGACGCGGCCCGGCGACGTCCGAAAGCCGACCACGCCGCACAGGCTGGCAGGGATCCGCAGTGATCCTCCGAGGTCGCTGCCCTGGGCCAGCGGCGCGAGGCCGCACGCCAGCGCCACCGCCGAGCCGCCGCTCGAACCACCTGCCGAGCGCTCCAGGTTCCAGGGGTTCCGTGTCGCGCCGAAGAGGGCGTTCAACGTGTTCGGCCCGGCCCCAAACTCGGGCGTGTTCGTCTTCCCGACGACGATGGCCCCGGCCTGACGCAGCCGCTCGATGTCGAGTGAGTCCACCTTGGGCACGTTCTCCGCGTACAAGCGTGACCCAAAGGTCGTGCGGATGCCGGCGGTCAGCGCGAGATCCTTGACCGCCAGGGGGATGCCGTGGAGCGGCCCGACCTCGTCGCCGTCCAGGATCGCCCGGTCGGCGGCGCGTGCTGCCCCCCGTGCGTACTCGTCAGAGACGGTGCAGTAGGCGTTTACCACCGGGTTGATCTGCTCGATGCGGCGCAGCGTGCTCTCGATCAGCTCGCTCGGGGCCAGCTCACGGCGCTGGATCAGGCGGCGCAGCTCGGTGGCTGGGGTGAAGCCGAGCGTCAAATCGTCCACAGCGCAACCTCAGATCAGGGTGATGAGTCGAGGATCGTGGGGCCTGGGGCGTGGGTCGTCGGGCTGGATCTACGACGACTCCGCGTCGGCGCGCGGTGGCCGCACCACGCAACGGAACCCGATGTGCGCCATCGCGCTCTCGACCATCTGCGGCTGCCGGGCGGCCGGCCGGTACCGCAGGCAGTAGTTCGGGGCGCACAGGTGCGAGCCGCCCTTGATGACGCGGCGCGGGATGTGCGACGCGCCCGGGTCGTTCAGGTCGTAGCTGGCGTCCGGCGAGATCACCCGTGGGTTCGTCGGCATGCAGCAAGCGTGCGAGATATCGTCAGGATGGCGCGGCGTGAAGAAGTCGCTCGTCCATTCCCAGACGTTGCCGGCCATGTCATACAGCCCGTAGCCGTTGGCCGGGAACGATCCGACCGGCGCGGTGCCCTCGTAGCCGTCGCGGCGCAGGTTCTGGATCGGGAACTCGCCCTGCCAGTGGTTGGCCATGTAGCGGCCCCTGGGGTTCTCGTCGTCGCCCCAGGTGAACATCGCGCCTTCGAGGCCGCCGCGCGCCGCGTACTCCCACTCGGCTTCGCTGGGGATCGCCTTGCCGGCCCAGGCCGCGTACGCCTCCACGTCTTCCCAGCAGACGTGCACGACCGGGTGCTTCTCGCGCTTGCTGACGTTGCTGCCCGGCCCTTCCGGATGCTTCCAGCAGGCCCCCGGCACCCACGACCACCAGTTCGTGATGGTGTGCATGCTGACTCGCGCCTCCGGCTTCGCGAACACCATCGAGCCCGGCTTCAACTGGTCCGGATCGAGGTCCGGGTAGTAGCTCTGATCCAGGGGCCGCTCGGCGACTGTCTTGTAGCCGGTCTCCCGCACGAACGCGCGGAACTGCTCGACCGTCACCTGATACTGATCGATCCAGAACCCGTCCACCGTCACATGGTGGGGTGGATTCTCCTCCGGGTACTGCTTGAGGTTCGAGCCCATCAGGAAGGTGCCGCCGGCAACCCATTTCATGTTCTTGAAGGGGGGCGGTCCGGGCGGAGCAGCGGCCGTTGTGTCAGTCATGGTGCGGCGACCAGCCAGGCGAGGATGTCGGCCGGCGGGAGCGTGTCACCGCCGACCATCCCATTCTAGTGCATCCCCTCGCCGGTGCGTCCGAGAATGCAGGCCCGCTCCAGCACAATCGAGCGGAGCGGCGAGCAGGGCTGACGTCACCAACGTGCGAGCAAGCGCTCCACTGCGGATGGCGTACCTCCCGTCGTGATCTCGCACTGAGAAGGCGCCGGCATGGATGTGGGGGCGTGCGACCCCACGGCGACCGGCCGCGATGCGGACCCAGACGTCCGGTACTTGCATCCCGAGTCGCGCGGTCTGGCGTCTCCCCACAGTGTGCGGCAGCCCGCCCGAAGGGCTGCGTGACGGTCGGACTGAGGGCCTGAACGTCGCCTGAAACCGGCTCGCGGTGCAGGCCGGGCAGGTCGGGCGGTCCAGGCCGGCGCTACCGGCGTTGACGGGTGACGTCGATGGCCTCGGCAAT
This genomic stretch from Chloroflexota bacterium harbors:
- a CDS encoding amidase, which gives rise to MDDLTLGFTPATELRRLIQRRELAPSELIESTLRRIEQINPVVNAYCTVSDEYARGAARAADRAILDGDEVGPLHGIPLAVKDLALTAGIRTTFGSRLYAENVPKVDSLDIERLRQAGAIVVGKTNTPEFGAGPNTLNALFGATRNPWNLERSAGGSSGGSAVALACGLAPLAQGSDLGGSLRIPASLCGVVGFRTSPGRVPMFPVGWTSDPFQVAGPMARTVRDVALMLSVMAGPDPRVPISLDEPGAVFEQAAEGGVKGLRIAWGADLGVGNVDREVAAIVEAACRRFVDAGCEIEPAAPEVGDIRPMVATFRALGTSAGSPELLEMAERVDNPFLREFLKRSGELSGMDVARAFNAHSRYLERIATFFSRYDLLITVSTPTAAYRVDEMFAPKVNGRAVASAIDAMTVTYAITMAGLPCISVPAGFTADGLPVGMQIVGGRHAEALVLRAAAAFEELAPWADQRPPVVQ
- a CDS encoding formylglycine-generating enzyme family protein produces the protein MKWVAGGTFLMGSNLKQYPEENPPHHVTVDGFWIDQYQVTVEQFRAFVRETGYKTVAERPLDQSYYPDLDPDQLKPGSMVFAKPEARVSMHTITNWWSWVPGACWKHPEGPGSNVSKREKHPVVHVCWEDVEAYAAWAGKAIPSEAEWEYAARGGLEGAMFTWGDDENPRGRYMANHWQGEFPIQNLRRDGYEGTAPVGSFPANGYGLYDMAGNVWEWTSDFFTPRHPDDISHACCMPTNPRVISPDASYDLNDPGASHIPRRVIKGGSHLCAPNYCLRYRPAARQPQMVESAMAHIGFRCVVRPPRADAESS